A single window of Sparus aurata chromosome 22, fSpaAur1.1, whole genome shotgun sequence DNA harbors:
- the LOC115573744 gene encoding uncharacterized protein LOC115573744 — translation MSNWTAAEIREMLSITAERIIKNQLTGTVKDGVLYEKVAKELGQRSFRREKKQVISKLKNLRKKFNDVCDHNNQSGRGRLDWEHSEVCHAILGSSHTANPQHVQGSLDNTLADSPISNTPENVETGADEERDDAGSQSGESQTEQTPPPAKKRKTTTKAQAMAEDIKELLATMDRKDAEKEPASAGEGEQRRSEWEKEKKDGRREGYAGGRETCTG, via the exons atgagcaactggacagccgctgagatccgggagatgctatcCATCACAGCCGAGAGAATCATAAAAAACCAGCTCACAGGGACCGTGAAGGATGGGGTATTGTATGAAAAGGTCGCGAAGGAGCTTGGCCAACGTAGCTTTCGCCGGGAGAAGAAGCAGGTAATCAGCAAGCTGAAAAACCTCCGGAAAAAGTTCAACGATGTCTGTGACCACAACAACCAGAGTGGCAGAGGGAGGTTGGACTGGGAACACTCAGAGGTCTGCCATGCCATTTTGGGGTCAAGCCACACTGCTAACCCTCAACATGTCCAGGGCAGTTTGGACAACACGCTCGCTGATTCTCCCATATCAAACACCCCTGAGAACGTCGAGACCGGTGCAGACGAGGAAAGGGACGATGCTGGCAGCCAGAGCGGCGAAAGCCAAACAG AGCAAACGCCACCCCCGGCCAAAAAAAGGAAGACCACCACCAAAGCCCAGGCCATGGCAGAAGACATTAAAGAGCTCCTGGCGACCATGGACCGTAAGGATGCTGAGAAGGAGCCGGCCTCGGCTGGAGAGGGTGAGCAACGGAGATCCgagtgggagaaagagaaaaaagatggGAGAAGAGAAGGATATGCGGGAGGCAGAGAGACGTGCACGGGCTGA